One window of Papaver somniferum cultivar HN1 chromosome 9, ASM357369v1, whole genome shotgun sequence genomic DNA carries:
- the LOC113313009 gene encoding mannan endo-1,4-beta-mannosidase 5-like, protein MSKFSRVVFFFFFILVVCRISAAARLVPSPRVSGFVTTEGTQFLLNGSPFLFNGFNSYWMMHVAADPTERYKISNVFRDASAAGLTVCRTWAFSDGSNQALDLQISPGVYDERVFEALDFVMSEASKYGIRLIMSLVNNYNDYGGRPQYAQWGKSAGVQISSDDDFYTNPVLKEYYKNHVKKVLTRFNTITKVAYKDDPTIMAWELMNEPRCQADTSGKTVQGWVQEMATYTKSIDNKHLLEIGMEGFYGDSMPEKKQNNPGYQVGTDFISNNLIQEIDFATIHAYPDIWLSGQNDYAQLGFVQKWMSSHWEDSRTILRKPLVFSEFGKSSKDPGYTLSARDEYMNAVYDSIDNLARSGGTIGGGLVWQIVAEGMESFYDGYEIVLSQNPSTAGLISGQSQKMRALSHTLSRKH, encoded by the exons ATGTCTAAGTTTTCTAGagtcgttttctttttcttcttcattcttgtaGTTTGCCGAATTTCTGCAGCTGCTAGATTAGTTCCTAGTCCTCGTGTTTCAGGTTTTGTTACAACAGAAGGTACTCAATTTTTGCTCAATGGGTCTCCATTTCTGTTCAATGGATTCAACTCATACTGGATGATGCACGTAGCTGCGGATCCAACTGAACGATACAAAATCTCTAACGTGTTCCGTGATGCTTCCGCCGCTGGCTTAACCGTATGTCGAACATGGGCTTTTAGTGACGGTAGCAATCAAGCTCTTGATCTCCAAATATCACCTGGTGTGTACGATGAACGTGTGTTTGAGGCACTTGATTTCGTCATGTCGGAAGCAAGCAAATACGGAATTCGTTTAATTATGAGTCTCGTAAATAATTACAATGACTATGGAGGAAGACCGCAGTATGCACAGTGGGGTAAAAGTGCGGGCGTACAGATTTCTAGCGACGATGATTTCTACACAAATCCTGTTTTGAAGGAGTACTATAAGAACCATGTCAAG AAAGTTCTAACACGATTCAACACCATAACTAAAGTCGCTTATAAGGATGACCCAACTATAATGGCATGGGAGCTCATGAACGAACCTCGTTGCCAAGCTGATACCTCTGGCAAAACAGTACAGGGGTGGGTTCAAGAGATGGCTACATATACAAAATCCATTGACAACAAACACTTGCTCGAGATCGGAATGGAAGGATTTTATGGAGATTCAATGCCAGagaagaagcaaaataatcctgGTTACCAAGTTGGAACAGATTTCATTTCAAACAATCTTATCCAAGAAATCGACTTTGCTACCATACATGCATATCCTGATATTTG GTTATCCGGCCAAAACGACTATGCACAATTAGGTTTTGTACAAAAGTGGATGTCTAGTCATTGGGAAGATTCAAGGACGATACTGAGAAAGCCATTGGTTTTTTCCGAATTTGGCAAATCGAGTAAAGATCCAGGATACACGTTAAGCGCGAGAGATGAGTACATGAACGCAGTTTACGACAGCATTGATAACTTAGCGCGAAGTGGAGGAACTATAGGAGGTGGTTTAGTCTGGCAAATAGTAGCAGAAGGAATGGAATCTTTTTACGATGGCTATGAGATTGTTTTATCACAAAATCCTTCCACGGCTGGACTGATTTCAGGGCAATCTCAGAAAATGAGAGCACTTAGTCATACCTTAAGTAGAAAACATTAA